The Paraburkholderia sp. ZP32-5 genome includes a window with the following:
- the infB gene encoding translation initiation factor IF-2 — MASNNVAQFAAELKMPAGVLLEQLQAAGVQKASEDDNLSEADKARLLDHLRKSHGSNDADKRKITLTRRHTSEIKQSDATGKARTIQVEVRKKRTFVRRDEAVAEGGDASNHVAESTDAEELELQRREEEARHEAELLEKQAQELKARQEQLEREEAERQARERAAEAERQRAEDEAKKRAAAVAEAAAREKAQQAAAQAAAPAAAKGSEQDDERAAAERAAQREAAKKAEDAARQAAEKARAEQEEIAKRRAAAEAEARAIREMMSTPRKAQVKAPEPAAKPAEPAKAAEAKGTLHKPARPAGEAPARPAAKKPAAAAAPATTSAPPSGDKKKPGGGKGSNWQDDAAKRRGIKTRGDSSGGVDRGWRGGPKGRGKHQEQSTTFQAPTEPIVREVHVPETITVADLAHKMAVKASEVIKSMMKLGQMVTINQMLDQETAMIIVEELGHRAVAAKLDDPEAMLVEGEVTDAEALPRPPVVTVMGHVDHGKTSLLDYIRRAKVAAGEAGGITQHIGAYHVETPRGVITFLDTPGHEAFTAMRARGAKATDIVILVVAADDGVMPQTKEAISHAKAGGVPLVVAINKIDKPDANPERVKQELVAEGVVPEEYGGDSPFVPVSAKTGAGIDDLLENVLLQAEVLELKAPVEAPAKGLVIEAKLDKGKGPVATILVQSGTLNRGDVVLAGSAYGRVRAMLDETGKPTKSAGPSIPVEIQGLSEVPQAGEEVIVMPDERKAREVALFRQGKFRDVKLAKQQAAKLENMLEQMGEGEVQYMPLIVKADVQGSQEALVQSLQKLSTDEVRVQIVHGAVGGISESDVNLATASKAVIIGFNTRADAQARKLAEANGVDIRYYNIIYDAVDEVKAAMSGMLAPEKREVVTGTVEVRQVFKVPKVGAVAGCMVTDGFVKRSSSVRVLRNNVVIFTGELESLKRFKDDVKEVRQGFECGMSIKNFNDIVEGDQFEVFEVTEVARTL; from the coding sequence ATGGCGAGTAACAACGTAGCCCAATTTGCCGCGGAACTGAAAATGCCTGCTGGCGTGCTGCTCGAGCAGCTGCAGGCGGCGGGCGTCCAGAAAGCGAGCGAAGACGATAACCTGTCCGAGGCGGACAAGGCGCGTCTGCTCGATCACTTGCGCAAGTCACACGGCTCGAACGATGCCGACAAGCGCAAGATCACGCTGACGCGCCGACATACGTCGGAGATCAAGCAGTCCGACGCAACGGGCAAAGCTCGCACCATTCAGGTCGAGGTGCGCAAGAAGCGCACGTTCGTCCGCCGCGACGAGGCCGTCGCGGAAGGCGGGGATGCATCGAATCATGTGGCCGAAAGCACGGACGCCGAAGAACTCGAACTTCAGCGTCGTGAAGAGGAGGCTCGTCACGAAGCCGAACTGCTCGAAAAGCAGGCGCAAGAACTGAAGGCGCGTCAGGAACAGCTGGAGCGTGAAGAGGCCGAGCGTCAGGCACGTGAACGCGCCGCGGAAGCCGAGCGTCAGCGTGCGGAAGATGAAGCAAAGAAGCGCGCGGCGGCAGTAGCGGAAGCGGCAGCTCGCGAGAAGGCTCAACAGGCGGCCGCGCAAGCCGCGGCACCGGCTGCCGCGAAGGGCAGCGAGCAGGACGATGAGCGCGCCGCGGCGGAACGTGCCGCGCAACGCGAAGCCGCGAAGAAAGCGGAAGATGCTGCGCGTCAGGCTGCCGAGAAGGCGCGCGCCGAACAGGAAGAAATCGCCAAGCGCCGTGCGGCGGCGGAAGCCGAGGCGCGTGCAATTCGCGAGATGATGAGCACGCCGCGCAAGGCGCAGGTGAAAGCGCCGGAACCGGCAGCCAAGCCCGCTGAGCCGGCCAAGGCCGCCGAAGCCAAGGGCACGCTGCACAAGCCGGCGCGTCCGGCAGGTGAGGCACCGGCACGTCCGGCTGCGAAGAAGCCGGCTGCAGCAGCGGCTCCGGCCACCACCAGTGCGCCGCCCTCGGGCGACAAGAAGAAGCCGGGTGGCGGCAAGGGCAGCAACTGGCAGGACGACGCTGCGAAGCGCCGCGGCATCAAGACTCGCGGCGATTCGAGCGGCGGTGTCGATCGTGGCTGGCGCGGCGGTCCGAAGGGGCGTGGCAAGCACCAGGAGCAGTCCACCACGTTCCAGGCTCCGACCGAGCCGATCGTGCGTGAAGTGCACGTTCCGGAAACGATCACGGTTGCCGATCTCGCGCACAAGATGGCGGTCAAGGCTTCGGAAGTCATCAAGTCGATGATGAAGCTCGGCCAGATGGTCACGATCAACCAGATGCTGGATCAGGAAACGGCGATGATCATCGTCGAGGAATTGGGCCACCGCGCAGTCGCGGCGAAGCTCGATGATCCGGAAGCGATGCTCGTGGAAGGCGAAGTGACCGATGCGGAAGCGTTGCCGCGCCCGCCGGTCGTGACCGTGATGGGTCACGTCGACCACGGCAAGACCTCGCTGCTCGACTACATTCGCCGCGCGAAGGTTGCAGCGGGCGAAGCGGGCGGCATTACGCAGCATATCGGTGCGTACCACGTCGAAACGCCGCGCGGCGTGATCACGTTCCTCGACACGCCGGGTCACGAAGCGTTTACCGCGATGCGTGCCCGTGGCGCGAAAGCAACCGACATCGTGATTCTGGTTGTCGCTGCCGACGACGGCGTGATGCCGCAGACGAAGGAAGCGATTTCCCACGCGAAGGCTGGCGGTGTGCCGCTCGTCGTCGCGATCAACAAGATCGACAAACCGGATGCGAATCCGGAGCGCGTGAAGCAGGAACTCGTCGCGGAAGGCGTCGTGCCGGAAGAATACGGTGGCGATTCGCCGTTCGTGCCGGTGTCGGCGAAGACCGGCGCGGGTATCGACGATCTGCTCGAAAACGTGCTGCTGCAGGCCGAAGTGCTGGAGTTGAAGGCACCGGTGGAAGCGCCGGCCAAGGGTCTGGTCATTGAAGCGAAGCTCGACAAGGGTAAGGGTCCGGTTGCAACGATCCTCGTGCAATCGGGTACGCTGAACCGTGGCGACGTCGTGCTTGCTGGCAGCGCCTATGGCCGTGTGCGTGCAATGCTCGACGAAACCGGCAAGCCGACGAAGTCCGCTGGTCCGTCGATCCCGGTCGAAATCCAGGGTCTGTCGGAAGTACCGCAGGCTGGCGAGGAAGTCATCGTGATGCCGGACGAACGCAAGGCGCGTGAAGTCGCGCTGTTCCGTCAGGGCAAGTTCCGCGATGTCAAGCTCGCCAAGCAGCAGGCCGCGAAGCTCGAGAACATGCTCGAGCAGATGGGCGAAGGCGAAGTGCAGTACATGCCGCTCATCGTCAAGGCCGACGTGCAGGGTTCGCAGGAAGCGCTGGTGCAGTCGCTGCAGAAGCTCTCCACCGACGAAGTGCGCGTGCAGATCGTGCACGGCGCGGTGGGCGGTATCAGCGAGTCGGACGTCAACCTCGCCACGGCGTCGAAGGCGGTCATCATCGGCTTCAACACCCGCGCGGATGCGCAGGCTCGCAAGCTCGCGGAAGCCAATGGCGTCGATATCCGCTACTACAACATCATCTATGACGCAGTGGATGAGGTGAAGGCGGCGATGTCGGGCATGCTGGCGCCGGAGAAGCGCGAAGTCGTGACGGGTACGGTCGAAGTCCGCCAGGTCTTCAAGGTGCCGAAGGTTGGCGCGGTGGCGGGCTGTATGGTCACAGACGGTTTCGTCAAGCGCTCGTCGTCGGTGCGCGTACTGCGCAACAACGTCGTTATCTTCACGGGCGAACTCGAGTCGCTGAAGCGTTTCAAGGACGACGTGAAGGAAGTCCGTCAGGGCTTCGAGTGCGGTATGTCGATCAAGAACTTCAACGATATCGTCGAAGGCGATCAGTTCGAAGTCTTCGAGGTTACCGAAGTCGCGCGTACGCTGTAA
- the rbfA gene encoding 30S ribosome-binding factor RbfA yields MPKKRSSPNRNVQISDQIQRDLSELLREVKDPRIGIVTFQSVELTPDYAHAKVYFTTLTGDPQQTLEALTHAAGHLRNLLFKRLHIHTVPTLHFHYDKTIERAVEMSRLIDEANSTRAKDDD; encoded by the coding sequence ATGCCTAAAAAACGTTCTTCACCCAATCGCAACGTGCAGATCTCCGATCAGATCCAGCGCGACCTGTCCGAACTGCTGCGCGAGGTCAAGGATCCGCGTATCGGCATCGTTACGTTTCAGAGCGTCGAGCTGACGCCCGACTACGCGCACGCGAAGGTCTACTTCACGACGCTGACGGGCGATCCGCAGCAGACGCTCGAGGCGCTCACGCACGCTGCCGGCCATCTGCGCAACCTGTTGTTCAAACGCTTGCACATCCATACGGTGCCGACGCTGCATTTCCACTACGACAAGACAATCGAGCGGGCTGTCGAAATGTCGCGCCTGATCGACGAAGCGAACTCGACCCGCGCGAAAGACGACGACTAA
- the truB gene encoding tRNA pseudouridine(55) synthase TruB has product MTAPQRPRVPRRAIDGVLLLDKPIGLSSNDALIRAKRLYLAKKAGHTGTLDPLATGLLPLCFGEATKFSQDLLEADKTYEATMRLGIRTTTGDAEGEAIDIRAVECDEAAVQAALRQFIGEIVQVPPMYSALKRDGKPLYEYARAGQTVEREGRQVTIIALELIACALPDVTFRVTCSKGTYVRTLAEDIGETLGCGAHLIALRRTGVGALTLEHSVTLDALSDAAQAERDGWLQPVDALLSTFPQVCLGDDDTRRFLHGQRLKLSTLAIAGDALKAPRVRVYSAQGRLLGVAKPGEGVLAPERLVVTAESEAERVGS; this is encoded by the coding sequence ATGACCGCACCTCAACGCCCCCGCGTGCCACGTCGCGCAATAGACGGCGTCCTGCTGCTGGATAAACCGATCGGCCTGTCCAGCAACGACGCGCTGATTCGCGCGAAGCGTCTCTATCTGGCGAAAAAGGCGGGCCACACCGGTACGCTCGACCCGCTCGCGACTGGCCTGCTGCCGCTGTGTTTCGGCGAAGCCACCAAGTTTTCTCAAGACCTTCTAGAGGCCGACAAGACCTACGAGGCCACGATGCGCCTCGGTATCCGCACGACTACCGGCGACGCGGAAGGCGAAGCCATTGATATTCGTGCTGTCGAGTGTGACGAAGCGGCGGTGCAAGCGGCTTTGCGTCAATTTATCGGCGAGATCGTGCAGGTCCCTCCGATGTACTCCGCGCTCAAACGCGACGGCAAGCCGCTATACGAATACGCGCGCGCCGGTCAGACAGTCGAGCGGGAAGGGCGTCAGGTGACGATCATCGCGCTCGAACTGATCGCGTGCGCGCTGCCGGACGTCACGTTTCGCGTCACGTGCAGCAAGGGCACATATGTGCGCACACTCGCCGAAGATATTGGCGAAACGCTGGGTTGTGGCGCGCATCTGATTGCGCTGCGGCGCACAGGCGTCGGCGCGCTGACGCTCGAGCATTCGGTCACCCTCGACGCGTTGTCCGACGCGGCCCAGGCGGAGCGCGACGGATGGCTGCAGCCGGTCGATGCGTTGCTGTCGACGTTTCCGCAAGTTTGCCTCGGCGATGACGATACGCGTCGTTTTTTGCATGGCCAGCGTCTGAAGCTTTCCACGCTTGCGATCGCGGGCGATGCACTGAAGGCACCGCGCGTCAGGGTCTATTCGGCGCAAGGACGGCTGCTTGGCGTCGCGAAGCCCGGCGAGGGCGTGCTCGCGCCTGAGCGTCTGGTCGTTACAGCGGAAAGCGAGGCGGAGCGCGTGGGATCGTAA
- a CDS encoding DHA2 family efflux MFS transporter permease subunit, with amino-acid sequence MAQAQAQVPHPPLEGAQLVIGTIAVSLAVFMNVLDTSIANVSIPSISGDLGVSSDQGTWVITSFAVANAISVPLTGWLTDRVGQVRLFMASIILFVLSSWMCGLSPNLPFLLASRVLQGAVAGPMIPLSQTLLLASYPRAKAPMALSMWAMTTLIAPVAGPILGGWISDNISWPWIFYVNIPVGVIAAAATWMIFRNRDSVVKKAPIDGVGLGLLIVWVGSLQVMLDKGKDLDWFSSTTIVVLALVAVIALAFFIVWELTAEHPVVDLSLFSRRNFTGGTIALSIGYGLYFGNLVLLPLWLQTDIGYTATEAGLVMAPVGLFAILLSPITGKILPRTDPRYIATLSFLIFALCFWMRSRYTTGVDTYSLTLPTLIQGIGMAGFFIPLVSITLSGLPGNRIPAASGLSNFVRIMCGGIGTSIFQTAWEHRTIVHHARLSAQANLYNPTFDQSIHQMGAAGLSQQQAYGLFNSMVSQQAAQLGVNDLFFISAGIFVALIVLIWITRPERAGGGDAGAAASAAH; translated from the coding sequence ATGGCTCAGGCTCAGGCGCAGGTTCCTCACCCTCCGCTAGAGGGCGCGCAACTGGTGATCGGCACCATTGCGGTGTCGCTCGCGGTGTTCATGAACGTGCTCGACACGTCGATCGCGAACGTGTCGATCCCGTCGATTTCCGGCGACCTCGGCGTATCGTCCGACCAGGGCACGTGGGTCATCACGTCATTCGCGGTCGCCAACGCGATTTCGGTGCCGCTGACCGGCTGGCTCACCGACCGCGTCGGTCAGGTGCGCCTGTTCATGGCGTCGATCATCCTGTTCGTGCTGTCGTCATGGATGTGCGGACTGTCGCCAAATCTGCCGTTCCTGCTCGCATCGCGGGTGCTGCAAGGCGCGGTGGCCGGCCCGATGATCCCGCTGTCGCAAACGCTGCTGCTCGCCAGCTATCCACGCGCAAAGGCGCCGATGGCGTTGTCGATGTGGGCGATGACCACACTGATCGCGCCTGTCGCCGGCCCGATTCTCGGTGGATGGATCTCCGACAACATTTCGTGGCCGTGGATTTTCTACGTCAACATTCCAGTCGGCGTCATCGCCGCGGCCGCGACATGGATGATCTTCCGCAACCGCGATTCCGTCGTGAAAAAAGCGCCGATCGACGGCGTCGGCCTCGGCCTGCTGATTGTCTGGGTCGGCTCGCTGCAGGTCATGCTCGACAAAGGTAAGGATCTCGACTGGTTCTCGTCGACGACGATCGTCGTGCTCGCGCTCGTCGCGGTGATCGCCCTCGCGTTCTTTATCGTGTGGGAGCTGACGGCCGAGCATCCTGTCGTCGACCTGTCGCTGTTCAGCAGGCGCAACTTCACAGGCGGCACGATCGCGCTGTCGATCGGCTACGGACTCTATTTCGGTAATCTCGTGCTGCTGCCGCTGTGGCTGCAAACCGATATCGGCTACACCGCGACCGAAGCCGGTCTCGTGATGGCGCCGGTCGGCCTGTTCGCCATTCTGCTGTCGCCGATCACCGGCAAGATTCTGCCGCGTACCGATCCGCGCTATATCGCGACACTGTCGTTCCTCATCTTCGCGCTGTGCTTCTGGATGCGTTCGCGCTACACCACCGGCGTCGATACCTACTCGTTGACGCTGCCCACGTTGATCCAGGGTATTGGCATGGCTGGCTTCTTCATTCCGCTCGTGTCGATCACGTTGTCGGGCCTGCCGGGCAACCGGATTCCGGCGGCCTCGGGTCTGTCGAATTTCGTGCGGATCATGTGCGGCGGTATCGGCACGTCGATTTTCCAGACCGCGTGGGAACACCGCACGATCGTGCATCACGCGCGACTGAGCGCGCAGGCGAACCTGTACAACCCAACGTTCGATCAGTCGATCCATCAGATGGGCGCGGCAGGTTTGAGCCAGCAGCAGGCGTATGGTCTGTTCAACTCGATGGTGTCGCAACAGGCCGCGCAACTGGGCGTGAACGATCTGTTCTTCATCTCGGCCGGTATCTTCGTCGCGCTGATCGTGCTGATCTGGATCACGCGACCGGAACGCGCCGGCGGCGGTGACGCGGGCGCGGCGGCATCGGCGGCGCATTGA
- a CDS encoding EmrA/EmrK family multidrug efflux transporter periplasmic adaptor subunit: MSTPQQPATPPQTANNGKRKRMMTLLVIVILIAAVAYGLYYFLVARFHEDTDDAYVSGNVVQITPQVTGTVIAVNADDTQVVKAGDPLVVLDPADARVALEQAEANLAQVVRQVRGLFADDSQYEAQVSLREADLSRAQDDLKRRLTVAQTGAVSQEEISHARDSVKTAQAALDAAKQQLAANRALTANTTIADHPNVQAAAAKVRDAYLNHARNTLPAPVTGYVAKRSVQVGQRVAPGTPLMAIVPLQDVWVDANFKEVQLKHMRIGQPVELTADVYGSSVPYHGKVVGFSAGTGSAFSLLPAQNATGNWIKVVQRLPVRIALDPQELEKHPLRIGLSMQADVNIKDDSGGQLGNAPNTAYQTNVFDKYGAEADAVIARIIAENAGPNGNQKSVQTGAATKPAKS; this comes from the coding sequence ATGAGCACCCCCCAGCAGCCCGCCACCCCGCCGCAAACGGCGAACAACGGCAAACGCAAGCGCATGATGACGCTGCTCGTCATCGTGATCCTGATCGCGGCGGTCGCATACGGTCTGTACTACTTCCTCGTCGCGCGCTTCCATGAAGACACCGACGATGCCTACGTGAGCGGCAACGTCGTGCAGATCACACCACAGGTCACCGGCACCGTGATCGCGGTCAACGCGGACGACACGCAGGTCGTCAAGGCCGGCGACCCGCTCGTCGTGCTCGATCCGGCCGACGCGCGCGTTGCGCTCGAACAGGCCGAGGCGAATCTCGCGCAGGTGGTGCGCCAGGTGCGCGGACTGTTCGCCGACGACAGCCAGTACGAAGCACAGGTGTCACTGCGCGAGGCCGATCTGTCGCGCGCCCAGGACGACCTCAAGCGCCGTCTGACGGTCGCGCAAACCGGCGCGGTATCGCAGGAAGAAATCTCGCACGCACGCGATTCGGTGAAGACCGCGCAGGCCGCGCTCGACGCAGCCAAACAGCAGCTCGCGGCCAATCGCGCGCTGACCGCGAACACCACCATCGCCGACCATCCGAACGTGCAGGCCGCCGCCGCGAAGGTGCGTGACGCGTACCTGAATCACGCACGCAACACGCTGCCGGCGCCCGTTACCGGTTATGTCGCGAAGCGCTCGGTGCAAGTCGGCCAGCGCGTGGCGCCGGGCACGCCACTGATGGCGATCGTGCCGCTGCAGGACGTGTGGGTCGATGCGAACTTCAAGGAAGTGCAACTGAAGCACATGCGCATCGGTCAGCCGGTCGAACTGACGGCCGACGTCTACGGTTCGTCGGTGCCGTATCACGGCAAGGTGGTCGGTTTCTCGGCGGGCACCGGTTCGGCATTCTCGCTGCTGCCCGCGCAGAACGCGACCGGCAACTGGATCAAGGTCGTGCAGCGTCTGCCGGTGCGGATCGCACTCGATCCTCAGGAACTCGAGAAGCACCCGCTGCGCATCGGTCTGTCGATGCAAGCTGACGTGAACATCAAGGACGACTCGGGTGGCCAGCTCGGCAATGCGCCGAACACCGCCTATCAGACCAACGTCTTCGACAAGTACGGCGCGGAAGCCGACGCGGTCATCGCGCGCATCATCGCGGAAAACGCCGGCCCGAACGGTAACCAGAAATCGGTGCAGACCGGCGCGGCGACGAAGCCGGCGAAGAGCTGA
- a CDS encoding efflux transporter outer membrane subunit, with translation MKSLSLSAPALSSRAAVAAAVTAFALGGCANYIGLKSDKQISSPAQYESTQSLPNEGGQWPSLDWANQFGDPQLPKLIAEALEGNPSIAQAQARLAKASSYIESSRSALFPKVNASYSWTRELFSANGLYPPPYGGTWYSENNVLASASWDLDLWGKNRERLGQAVSQQKAAEADIQQARVTLAASVASTYNQLAQLYVFRDIAQREIANRQDVGRITNDRVSAGLDTNVEKQTATGNIATSQSNLTDLDGQITVVRYQLGALLGKGPDRGLQIDKPALTGGDAVTLPDNIPADLVARRADIVAARWQVEAAMHDVKEAKAEFYPDVNLAAGFGFDAFGWGRFLTASSRQIQFGPAIHLPIFDAGALRAQLKGRYADFEFDVANYNQTLINALQDVSTQVSSIRSIDRQSGDAQRALDASTKAYQLAVVRYKAGLSPQLQVLTADDNMLAAEQAVAGLKMRRRALQIGLIKALGGGFDATQTGLVVPTDAPASAKATSTAAN, from the coding sequence ATGAAATCCCTTTCTCTGTCCGCGCCTGCGCTTTCGAGCCGGGCCGCTGTCGCCGCTGCGGTGACAGCGTTCGCCCTTGGCGGGTGCGCGAACTACATCGGCCTGAAGAGCGACAAGCAGATTTCGTCGCCGGCGCAATACGAGTCGACACAAAGCCTGCCCAACGAAGGCGGTCAATGGCCGTCGCTCGACTGGGCCAACCAGTTCGGCGATCCGCAGTTGCCGAAGCTGATCGCGGAAGCACTCGAAGGCAACCCGTCGATAGCGCAGGCTCAGGCGCGGCTGGCAAAGGCATCGTCGTATATCGAAAGCTCGCGCTCGGCGCTGTTCCCGAAAGTCAATGCGAGCTACTCATGGACGCGCGAGCTGTTCTCCGCGAATGGGCTCTATCCGCCCCCGTATGGCGGTACCTGGTATAGCGAAAACAACGTGCTCGCGAGCGCGTCGTGGGATCTCGATCTGTGGGGCAAGAACCGCGAGCGCCTCGGTCAGGCTGTGTCGCAGCAAAAAGCGGCCGAAGCCGACATTCAGCAGGCACGCGTGACACTCGCCGCATCGGTTGCGAGCACCTACAACCAGCTCGCGCAGCTGTATGTGTTCCGCGATATCGCACAGCGCGAAATCGCCAATCGTCAGGATGTCGGCCGCATCACCAACGATCGCGTGAGCGCCGGGCTCGACACCAACGTCGAGAAGCAGACGGCAACCGGCAACATCGCGACGAGCCAGTCGAACCTGACCGATCTCGACGGCCAGATCACGGTCGTGCGCTATCAGTTGGGCGCGCTACTCGGCAAGGGTCCGGATCGCGGGCTGCAGATCGACAAGCCGGCGCTCACCGGCGGCGACGCCGTCACGCTGCCGGACAACATTCCCGCCGATCTCGTAGCGCGTCGCGCCGACATCGTCGCCGCGCGCTGGCAGGTCGAAGCCGCGATGCACGACGTGAAGGAAGCGAAGGCCGAGTTCTACCCCGATGTGAACCTCGCGGCCGGCTTCGGTTTCGATGCGTTCGGCTGGGGACGTTTCCTGACCGCATCGAGCCGTCAGATCCAGTTCGGCCCGGCGATTCACCTGCCGATCTTCGACGCCGGCGCGCTGCGCGCGCAGTTGAAGGGTCGCTACGCCGACTTCGAATTCGACGTCGCCAACTACAACCAGACGCTGATCAACGCGCTGCAGGACGTGTCGACGCAGGTGTCGTCGATCCGCTCGATCGACCGTCAGTCGGGCGATGCGCAACGCGCGCTCGACGCGTCGACCAAGGCGTATCAGCTCGCCGTGGTGCGCTACAAGGCGGGGCTGTCGCCGCAGTTGCAGGTGCTGACCGCCGACGACAACATGCTCGCCGCCGAGCAGGCCGTGGCGGGCCTGAAGATGCGCCGCCGCGCTTTGCAGATCGGCCTCATCAAGGCGCTCGGCGGCGGCTTCGACGCGACGCAGACCGGCCTCGTGGTGCCGACCGATGCCCCGGCGTCGGCCAAGGCCACGAGTACCGCCGCGAACTGA
- a CDS encoding MarR family winged helix-turn-helix transcriptional regulator, translating to MTEPSTEPTPDLSEYQLGESVGYLLSRVKSTMSNLITQRSMAELGITSQQGSILFMVASGKCLLAAELAREYGIDASAVTRLIDRLEKRGLLTRVRSNEDRRVVRLALTPEGHAIAARMPAIFNGVLDNLMNGFTPEEVGFLKSMLRRVLVNSGEQTGLSRDAASNADSRS from the coding sequence ATGACGGAGCCGTCCACCGAACCCACGCCAGACCTGAGCGAGTACCAGCTCGGCGAAAGCGTCGGCTATCTCCTCTCGCGAGTGAAATCCACCATGTCGAATCTGATCACGCAGCGCAGCATGGCGGAACTCGGCATCACCAGCCAGCAAGGCAGCATCCTGTTCATGGTCGCGAGCGGCAAATGTCTGCTGGCAGCCGAACTGGCCCGCGAATACGGTATCGACGCGAGTGCTGTCACGCGGCTGATCGACCGGCTCGAAAAACGCGGCCTGCTCACGCGGGTGCGCAGCAACGAAGACCGGCGGGTGGTACGCCTCGCACTAACCCCAGAAGGCCACGCGATCGCCGCGCGCATGCCGGCCATCTTCAATGGCGTACTCGACAACCTGATGAACGGTTTCACGCCGGAAGAAGTGGGCTTTCTGAAAAGCATGCTGCGCCGCGTGCTCGTCAATTCCGGCGAACAGACCGGGCTATCTCGTGATGCCGCAAGCAATGCCGATAGCAGATCGTAA